In Burkholderia savannae, one genomic interval encodes:
- a CDS encoding H-NS histone family protein, which yields METYLDLLVEREALMIKLDAARTQARSAALSEVKRIVEEFELTTQEVFGRAGALRHRGKPKPKYRDPKTGATWTGRGRPPSWIAGKDRAAFVV from the coding sequence ATGGAAACTTACCTCGACCTTCTGGTAGAACGAGAAGCCCTGATGATCAAACTGGATGCGGCGCGCACGCAAGCACGAAGCGCGGCGCTGTCCGAAGTGAAGCGAATCGTCGAGGAATTCGAGCTCACGACGCAGGAAGTGTTCGGCCGTGCCGGCGCGTTGCGCCACCGCGGCAAACCCAAGCCGAAGTATCGCGACCCGAAGACCGGCGCGACGTGGACGGGCCGCGGCCGCCCGCCTTCGTGGATCGCCGGGAAGGATCGCGCCGCATTCGTCGTGTAA
- a CDS encoding amidohydrolase family protein, whose protein sequence is MDQASNDPAVETTGRTCATRARHMRDTHDARDPLVDAWYGDGIAPIEAVDSHAHVFLRSLPRIPSARHSPEYDATLESYVAHLNASGVTHAVLVQPSFLGTDNHFFVDVLARYPQRFRGVAVVNPCMAEEEFARLEATDVVGIRLNLVGLPIPDFAAPRWRALLARANALDWHVEVHRRAADLPAIIPALLEQSCRVVVDHFGRPAPHLGTRDPGFRFLLSIAGTGQVWVKLSAAYRNIESGDGAAFGTRAARELLGAFAPNRLVWGSDWPHTQHRDRTDFRATRSALDDWVPDPSLRRIVLCDSARTLYRFDS, encoded by the coding sequence ATGGATCAGGCAAGCAACGATCCGGCAGTCGAAACGACGGGCCGCACCTGCGCCACGCGCGCACGACACATGCGCGACACGCACGACGCGCGCGATCCGCTCGTCGATGCGTGGTACGGCGACGGCATCGCGCCGATCGAAGCCGTCGATTCGCACGCGCACGTGTTCCTGCGAAGCCTGCCGCGCATTCCGAGCGCGCGGCACTCGCCGGAATACGACGCAACGCTCGAATCGTATGTCGCGCATCTGAACGCATCCGGCGTCACGCACGCGGTTCTCGTTCAGCCGAGCTTTCTCGGCACCGACAATCACTTCTTCGTCGACGTGCTGGCACGCTATCCGCAGCGCTTTCGCGGCGTCGCGGTCGTGAACCCGTGCATGGCCGAGGAGGAATTCGCGCGGCTCGAGGCGACCGACGTGGTCGGCATCCGCCTGAATCTCGTCGGCCTGCCGATTCCGGATTTCGCCGCGCCGCGGTGGCGCGCGCTGCTCGCGCGGGCGAACGCGCTCGATTGGCATGTCGAAGTACATCGGCGCGCGGCGGATCTTCCCGCGATCATTCCCGCGTTGCTCGAACAGTCGTGCCGCGTCGTCGTCGACCATTTCGGGCGCCCGGCGCCGCATCTCGGCACGCGCGATCCCGGCTTCCGCTTCCTGCTGTCGATCGCCGGAACGGGGCAAGTCTGGGTCAAGCTGTCCGCCGCGTATCGCAACATCGAATCGGGCGACGGCGCCGCGTTCGGCACGCGCGCGGCGCGCGAGCTGCTCGGCGCGTTTGCGCCGAATCGCCTCGTGTGGGGCAGCGACTGGCCGCACACGCAGCATCGCGACCGAACCGATTTCCGTGCGACGCGCTCGGCGCTCGACGACTGGGTTCCCGATCCGTCGCTCAGGCGCATCGTTCTCTGCGACTCGGCGCGCACGCTGTATCGTTTCGACAGCTAA